The DNA sequence TCAACACAAAATCTTGGCTCACAAGGCAACCGGGGGATTCTTGACACACTGCGGTTGGAGTTCACTCATAGAAGGACTACACTATGGTCAAGCTCTTATCATGTTGCCCTTCTTATATGACCAAGGGTTAAACGCCAGGTTTGGGGACAAGAAAATTGGAATTGAGGTGCCAAGAAACGAAGACGATGGATCGTTTATTAAGGACTGGGTGGCTGAGTCACTAAATTTGGCTGTGGTGGATGAGGAAGGGAAGGCTTACAGGGATGGAGCCAAAGAATACAGTGCATTATTTGGAGATAAGGACCTCCATGACAGATACATGGACAAATGCGTGGACCATTTAGAAAAGCATACTTGAGCTTTGTACGTTTTTGCCCCGGAAAGAGGCCACATTGTTGTGTGATATGTATGCACTTTTATATTTTCTGAAATGAATTTTAGTATTTGTTATGATCTGATATTCTTAATATATCTAAAATCATAAAAACCTTGATAGCAATTTTTTATGGATTGaaaatttttttataagtatGTCATTCTAATAAGTCGTAGACATCTAAAAAGAGTAAAAAGTTTTATAGTAAGGTTCACCCTCGCACTTAGGTTGTGCACATGATTTGCACATGATCCGTATTAACAGTATAAATAGTATAATGACAACACACTATCTACATCCTATCAAAATGGTgggatacattatcaatagacTATCTAGCCGAACCATGGGCGAATAACCATGCGCATAACCCAGGTGCCCGAGTGAGCAGCCCTCAAAAGGCATCTAACCTACTAGCAAGTTACTCTTTTCAACCATGTCCTATAAGGATTAGGAGAATGGTGGTTCTACTTTAGCTAAGAAGAAGAGGCAGCGGAAGGGGGAGGGTTTGAACCCAATATGCAATGAGTTGAAAAGAATCTTATTATCATACCTCGGACTCAGgatcagttaaaaaaaaaaaaaaaaaaaaacccaaatccgGAACATGAGCTAAAAAAGATAAAGGAACTGAAaggatgaaaaattaaaatcctctcacaaaaacaaatcacaattCTTTACAAGGCTAAATAAATAACTGAATAAATAATAATTCTAACCACTACTGGATGACTCGTTGACCGGGGACTAGACCACTACTGGATGAGAAACCCTATAGCACACGATAGACTACCTCTTCCAAGCGATCAGCTCTCTGGTGGTTAGTGCTCTAATGATGGGCTCTAGTGCACGTGATAGACTACCTGTCGCAAAAGACCAATGCCTACTTGCTAGGTTTTGGGAAGACAAGAAGGTTGGGGGTGAAGTACCAAGATATGAACAAAGAATGCAGTGCCTTATGTGTTTAGAATCTGGAAAAGCACTTACAAACATAAGAATGTAGGTGGCCTTTGTTTCCTCCTCCTATCTTTCAAATCTATAGGCACGAATAGATTTGTGTGAAACCATTGCTTTCTAAAGGTTCACGCGAATATCCTTCCATTTCTAATCTCCTGTcgtcaatacaaaaaaaatataaaaaaaatgagttcACTAAACTAGTTCCAAATAGGCCTGGTTTTGGCACTTTCAGTTAAGCGTTTGACACTCCAAatgattattttataattgttGTACACTCACAAGAAAATATCACGCGCTAATTTAAGTGTGTCAAAAATCACTATCTTTGTTAGAGATACatattgtggagccaaaaataatcaaaaggtgacacatggatttttgggttaagaacaaaattaccctcgagacacaccagaattccaattctcttgctaaactctctaaattctccaaatatttttccctcaaaattctaactttggcattgaaggttcttcgaccaaagctcccccccccccccctaaaaaaaaaaaatcatcatgggCGTGTGagactcttggccttgacctatggtgttatttgttttgtaggtgtaattttgtccaagagtaaggaggaagaaatttgcatccacaaattggtgctttcattgagagttaaGTCACAcgctcgtagaagactctcacaTCTaaggtttcttgtttttttgcctatttgtagatttttcgtacattcttattctaggactttttatttctaaaaatcctttgataaaacataaaagaaaagtacaatggcaagaGATTCAGAAACCTCGACGAACGAAAATTTCAATGATCAAGGATTAGAACCGCGGTGATCTGCAAGGCTTAACATAGCAGTGAGTGGAGCAGCACCCCCACGAGGCACCACCGTGGCAACCACCATGGTGACCACCACGACAGCCACATTTGGCAAATCCCATGGGGCCACAACCACGGCCCAAGCCGTGCCATTCAAGCCCACACGAGCCCAAGCCCAAGGCAAGACGGCCCGAGCCACTCAAACCTGACGCGAACCCAACGCGTTGCCAAATCGAGCCCTAGCGTCGCACCCACGTGCGCCACACGCCTAGCAACCCACTCCCGTGGACCAGCCTGCTTCCGCCAAGCAGCCCACTAttgtggcccagcctgctctcgTGGCCCAGCTTGCTCCCGTGGCCTTCCAAGATGCCCAAATTGgtccaagattagttcaaccaTCCTGACTCCAAATTTCCGGACCGATGATCGAATCGGGAGtattttcaccacatttttATGTGTATTTGACATTtctcaactcaaatctcgcgcccggagtctaccacacttccactgcttaAGGAGATACATTTCTTCCAAACTCTTCCAACCTAAATGGAGAACagcacttgtctcgacaagtcattgAGTTGACGAGCACCCTTGCACAGCAGACAACCTTGGTGAACCAACTGTTACAATGCACCGAGATGCAACTTCTCCACGAGCGTCTTGGCAAGCAGCCACTTGACGAGCCATGAACCAAGTGTTCGGGCAATGTACACTCCCGACTGGGCCTTTGAGATAACATATACTCCCGTCTTAGCGCGCGGAGGAGCGTTCACTCTCGACTAGGCCCACGGACaagcatacattcacggttggggTCACAATTCGATAGtaaacatgagcaaccttccagacgaagtgttcattcgcgaCTAAGCCCACAAGGagcatcatccacctcacatcAGAGTAGGCAGCACAACGGatggagagaagcagtcactcaatccggctcaagttcaaTCGGCAACCTACGAGGAATTCGCTCGTTTGTTAGGAACATACCACATGCATCGCAACCAAGGCATAAACAAGCCGAATACATAAAAGAGCAGCCTAGACTAGCAGGTCACGACTACGGGCAGCCGAAAGCTTCTCtacccccaacaaaggcaaattcaggaagaagtagagagacTTTTGACCAAGCGATTGAGCAATTTCCAACGCAACAAGGTCATCGACGAGGCACTATGACtggacatgaccaacataagtagATCACCCTTCACAGACGAGATCGAGCAAGTAAAGCAGCCTTCTAAAAATGACTTTTAGCAGACCACCCGTTAATTCagaaaattgatcatgaaaaaaaaaatctaactctGGCGGACTCTTTCGCTTTGACAGACAATCATGCACTTTAGGATAAGGCTCGCCAATCAAGATGCAAGGACTTGAAAAAGAACCTAAGATCACCTTCTTACTATCCAAACCGGAAGCAGCGGAGGACCTATTCGCATGTTTGACGGTATCTGAAgcagcaataagctctaccatcATACGAGAAGAGTTGGGGGCCCGACTACCTGTAGTTCACAGTTCAAAAGCTCTTATCGATgctaccaaaaattcaaaaagctaactttggcgatAGTTGATGCAACCCGGAAGCTCAAGTTTTACCTTCAGACACACGCAATCATCCTTATGACGCACTATTTCGTCTAATCAAGATACGCGTCGATAAAGGCGTAGACACTAGCAAATGCAAAATTTTCTAACAAACGCAACAACTCGACCTAAAGGCCTGCCAAGGGCAGACGAACACTAGAATGACACACTCGGAAACAAGTTTAGTCATTGTCgccccaaaagattctacataggagCAACATGTACCAGCAGTTGAACAGCACCTCTTGCTACATGTCACACAGCTGTAGCCGACCCTTGCTTCATAATTCAACTCTAGAGTGGCCCAATATCGGTAGTTGAGTATCTCCTGCTACGTGTAGCATGGCCCCAGCTCTACAGCTTCCTACCACACATTCGCGCCACAACAAAACCACCCAACGACGGCTCTATGACTCTCTACTGGACCTTCACGCCTAGCCTAGGTGATGCAACAAAGCAGCCCAACGACGCCCCGGAGGTAGCCGAGCACGCCCTAGCTACGTTTGCTCTACCCGATGGAGACTTCTGACATTTACATGTTGATAGtgcatccaactacaaaggttcGGGTGCAAGCATAGTCTTTGTCACCCCAGACGATTCAATGCCCGAGCAGGcgatcactctaggcttcaaagcatccaacaacgaAGCAAAGTACGAGGCCCTACTAGGAAGCCtccgaatggcaaaagacttagCGGTGAAAAAGCTCGCAATTCATTCtgattcccagctaatcacTAGCTAGACTACTTGAGGCGTTTCAGACTTACACCTTCACTCAATTCCGCGAGCAGACAACACTCACGCGTACGCACTAGCCGGCCTAGGCTCCGCTCTCAACCACCAACTTAAACGCTCTATTCTGGTGGAGTATCTAAACAAGCCAAGCATAGAAGCGGAGCCAGCAACCAAAATGTCACAGGTTAGTATAACTCCAAATTGGCAAAGTTCTATTATAGACTACCGGGTCAATGGCACATTCCCAACGGAAAGGTTGGAGCCTAGAAAGCTTCAAATAAAGGCAGCAcactactacatgtggaacaaCATTCTCGTAAAAAGATCCTACACTGTACCATATCTCCGCTGCCTAGCACTTCCTGACAATCAAAAGGTTCTAAGCTAATCCATAAAggtgtttgtggaaatcactccgGAGGCTAATCCTTAGCACAGAAAGTTCTAAACGCATGCTATTATTGGCCTACCATGCACCAAGACACTAAtgagttagtacaaaagtacGACCGCTGCCAACGCTACAAGCCGGTACCAGCACTACCTGCCAACAAATCACACCTGCAGACGAGTCATTAGCCGTTCATGCAGTGGGAAATAGACTTAGTCGGGCCAATGTTACCCGCTACTAGGGGCAAAGGCATAACGATCGTGACAACCGATTACTTCACTAAATGGGTAAAAGTATAGCCCATGATTACCAAGACACAGACGGACATAGAGCGCTTTATATGGAAGAACATCATTTGCCGATTTAGCATCCCTCAATCCATTGTCACAAACAACGCCCCGCAATTCGTAGGCAAAgatttggcgaagttcttccaaaattatggcatcaagcagcaaATGTCTACACcgagatatcctcaaggcaatggGCAGGTCGAAGCATCCCATAAGACGATCCTCGACTGCCTCAAGAAGTCCTTCTCcgacaaaaagggaaaatggcAGATGAACTCTCTAGATATCTGAGGGCATATCACACCACTAAACGACAACCTATCGGTAAGACTCATTTCTGTTTGATATTTGGTTCAGAAGCGATCATTCCTCCCAATGTTATTGTGCCAAGTATCGACACTCAACTGCCAAACATCGAGCAAAACAGTAAGGAGATGACCACAAACTTAGATTTGGCAGAGGAGAAACGCGAGCAGACCATCACCCGTATAGCAGCTTACCAGCAATTACTACTCTCCAGCTataacaaaagggccaagatccgACAGTTCCAGCCtggagatctagtcctaaggaAAACCTTCATCACTGCTCGCAGAAAgggctccaaaaagatgaatcCTATCTaggaaggtccgtacaagatTAGCAGTGTAGGCGGCAAAGGAAATTACACCTTTACCACCATGAACAACAAAAAGATCGAAAAACAGTAGAACGCCTACAATCtaaggaagtaccatgtgtAATCTCCAGctacatcaaagcccgaagaCTCAAGCAACTCGACGAGCACTACCTCACAAGCCGAGAACTATctagttgttatgcagttcctaccttacagctaagttctcgttcgtttcactcgtttttcaatgaggaattcaaaaGTAATCTGCAACTTGGCTCGGCTATATGCTTACGACAACTGATCACTTTTAAACTTCAAAAGAAAACCACGCCTTTCTTAGAGACTCAATTCAAGAATTGCGCCTTTTAAGGGACAAACCATGCTCTCctgtgcgagagggtaaactaattccccgacacccatatgggccTGCTCTCCATTGCGAGAGGATAAaataattgctctccagtgcgaaagggtaaactaattccccaaaACCCACATAGGTCTGCTCTCCAAAGCGAGAAAATAAACTTACACTCTAAACAAACGTGGGTAAGACGGGCTGCCCAAGTATAACTAAGTGTATGACGGCTTGCAccaggattcctagaagtagccacaatggcctttttcaaggcttagctagttgaaggattttgggtctcttggcctaatccgcGGGGAACCTGGCCCTAGAGACGGAAGgggcacattacgcagtacGCCCTACAAACGATTGCCCTGaaaccctaaagctgctactgagtgcactaaggtagcctacggtttCTAGAATACTGCCTACGGCTTGACTTTCGAGTAGTAAAGCTATGCTAGATTTATACAACTGCatattcttgtgaaaggttaaacaagctagtgTGCATATACAAAGCTTTATTCACTGCCGACATGTTACGTAGTTAATAAGCTTCACATCTGCCAAGCGCGGAACAACCTACACCAGGttttaaagtgttgtgatacctGTTACGCAACCTATagaattggagaaagccaaggttaacagcctagtggtCACGCGAACTTGtgtgcttctgtaagtaaggcgtcCGGTtgccaaccctatggctaacaactttgcaaagttctaatCCAACACCTATGGCTGCATAGGTTACGCGGCCTATCTGCTTATAAAAAAGTAGAACGCCTgccactggtctataaagtcttaaggttagggcatgaacaaaagaagcgaagataGAGGAAAGCGAAagaaacaagtttattaaattttctagcaaaattgataaacgaCTAGCAAAGATTgaaggagttcaagcaaagcaaaagcaacaaggaacacaaagaaaatcctagagactacctagaagactactcttCAGCAACTTGGACACTCCACGACTACTCGGTCGCCACACCTTCAGCAGCCGCGACATTCTCAACAATGGCACCATCTGGCGCTTCAACCCTGGCTGCTTCAGCCTGGGCACCAATCTCTTCGAGTACTTCTCCAATaaaagcctcaaaagtaaaggcaaacaAGCCTTCCGGAGAAATATAGAAGCAAGagtccatgtcttcaagcagatctGGTTTCAAAAACACACATATCTCAACAGCCTCCCCAGAAGCAAGCTTGGTGGATTTCTCATAGCTGCTCACGCGAGCAGTCTCAACCTTCCCAGCAGGCGAATCAATCTCAGTAGGAGAAGAAGTAGGCCTTAGCGCCACTTTAACAGCAGAGTCTACCTTATCGCTTTTCATAATAGTAAGCCTCTTCAAAGGTGAACCGTACTTAGCTCCCAATGGACATCTTGGTACAGACTTCAACATTGGGGGCATAACAAGACCTTTACATTAAGTAATCATATCAGCAATCGTAATAGCCATTCTCGACATGGCAGGTGCCACAGGCTCAAATCTAGCAGCCCAAGCAGTGGTCCTTGCCACAACACCTCATCGGCCCATGACAAGCCGACTCCTGGCCTATGCCAGCCAATGTGCCGCACCACCCCGACGACTGCACCGAGACAACACTATCCAAGAAGAGGatgagaaaaattaaatttttcttacctcggtACAGTGTGGAGAAGATGaagcaagcaacgaaagacgatcatttgcacgggcaagatgtagaagattgctaaagaaaggggaacaaatatcctctaagctctctttctcttgtatggtagaataaatcgctctccaaagttgatttaataacccacttaaggtggacttaaataggctttgagagaaatttatttctctttcctagaaggatctaatttcctattaaggtggaaatctacatcaaaataggaaacaatcctacgtttcttaaagcaagaagatctctacacctactgccctttcctacgagcagcccaacaggtgtgggggcatttgtggagccaaaaataatcaagaggcgacacgtggatttttgggtgaaaatgacaaaattatccTCGAGGCACACCAGAATTCCAATTCTTTTACTaaactctctaaattctccaaacactttttcctcaaaattctaactttggcatcggagattctttaACCAAAGCTCCCCTAATAAGAAGATTGCTAAAgaaggggaacaaatatcctctacgctctctttctcttgtagggtagaataaatcgctctctaaagttgatttaataacccacttaaggtggacttaaataggttttaagagaaatttatttccctttcctagaaggatctaatttcctattaaagtgggaatctacatcaaaataacaATCTTACGTTTCTTgaagcaagaagatctctacacctgctgccttTTCCTACGAGCAGCCCAACATGTGTggaggcatttgtggagccaaaaataatcaagaggcaacACGTGGATTTTTAGGCACACCTgaattccaattctcttgctaaactctctaaattctccaaacactttttcctcaaaattctaactttggcatcggaggttctcgGCCAAaggccccccccccccaccccattCATCATGGGGCGTGAGGCTCttagccttgacctaaggtgttatttgttttgtaggtgcaattttgtccaagagcaaggagaaaaaaatttgcatccacacataTGGTATAGTTTCAATTTCACCACCCCCAGTCCATGTGTGGGATGCAACACCACACTGTGACCTGTAACGCACATACAAAAAGCCTCAATAGCAAACGACTTCCTTCTAAATCATCTGTGCAATCTCTTGCTTATATTCCATGATTTTCCTACAACTATCATGGGTTTGAGTTACCGCAGTTACCCGCTCATTTAAAGCTCACGGTTACGATTATGGATAACCGTTTAGACGAACAAACGGTTAttggtataaccgtttatccatgaaatttaaatgagcggttatgggtattacccgcggttataacgggtatccatttacccatttaatttaatatatgtaaaattaaaaaccctaaattttcaaTCTCCCCATTATACTCAAACAAAAGAAGCATTCTTATGGAAATGATAtgaaaaaaacatgtagacggtttaaaaaagggtaaatgggtaaaGAAAGAATAAACGGGTTCAAAAACaggtaaacggttatggttaaataGGTAAATGGTTACGGTTAAATGGGTGCACGGTTATGAatatggttaaccgtttatgcaattacccaaCGAGGAAATGATTATGCGAGTATGAAAATAAACGGTTATAGATAAATAACCGCAGTTACCCGCCCGCCATAACCGTTGCCTACCCCTACAACTGAGAATCCAAGGGAAAAGATCCCCTAAGGCTTTGATATTAACC is a window from the Pyrus communis chromosome 16, drPyrComm1.1, whole genome shotgun sequence genome containing:
- the LOC137719856 gene encoding uncharacterized protein; protein product: MADELSRYLRAYHTTKRQPIGKTHFCLIFGSEAIIPPNVIVPSIDTQLPNIEQNSKEMTTNLDLAEEKREQTITRIAAYQQLLLSSYNKRAKIRQFQPGDLVLRKTFITARRKGSKKMNPI